atttattttcagtttattttatgCTACTACATAAAATATCACTACACCAAATGTTTTCATggctacatttatttatagtaCACTTAGTTAGTCAAATTAGGATTTAACACATAAGACTTGATCAGTTTCTAAAGTCCATTGTTACAAATGAATGCACTCAACAGTAGCAGTTTTTACAGTTCAATAGTTTttagaattaataataatgatttggTCACATAACATTGAGAACTGCTGAGTCTACATTATGAGCATATATTAGGAGTATGAGTAGTTTAATTCTCTTTtgatttactttattatatGCATGAAATAAAGAACTAAAGCACTATGGGTTGGGATATAAGACAAGGCTCTAAATGACGTAAGGGAGATAAGGAAACATTTAATCTTTCTTAttgcatataaaaaaaaaagtatgttaaaaaaaagaacaataaaaaaaacagctgtttcatattttaagtgAAGCCCCACcccttgttttctgtctttgctgtttCACCTCCCCCGCATTATCCCTCTTGCTCTTGCAGTCCTTATCGTTCCTATCTTCCCTTTTATCTCAATTAAATTATGTGAATGCAGCaacacaaaaactcaaaatgtcagttttagaaaaacaggaaaccatGTCTTCTCATCTCACGCACAATTTCATCACATTCCTTCTACTTCTCCATTTCAGCTCTGCTCCCTGGTAAGTCCaaggggacacacacacacttgtccttCCGCTTCTCCAGTGTGTTTTTGCTGGGGGGAAGGAAAGTTTGACTCCTTTTTAGGAGTCGACCACTTTGGACTGCCAAAGTAAGAATTTCTCCTGTTGTTGGTTCTTTGTTTCAGTCAAAGTGACTTGAAGCCAAATTCATAGTAGTAAAGCAATCAACACAATAATTAACAGTGATGCCCAAATGTCAAAATACCCGAGAATAACATGTTTAAGATTAAGTGACAAAGACCATAGGACGTTTGACACTTTGTCTGCTAATGCACCATTGTGCAAGTGAACAGATTAGCAGAGTAAACAATTATGCAATCTTattttcagaaagaaaacaaggaggCATCACTAATGcaataagaaatatatttttaactgGACTGTATAGGAGCGTCCGATAAGAAAACACTATAATTACAACCATACGGCAGCTAGGCCATAGAGAGAACAACATTTATATAACCATGTCATGTATTGtactttacttacttatttaGTTCTATTTATCCTTCTGTGTAATGCTGTTACACAATAAGTGCTCTTGATGCTGAccctgtgtttacctgcatatgacaaataaacatgaaacttgaaacttcaacttatagatagatagaaccATGAAATGCATATCAATATGCAACTATAGGGTAAATTTGACTGTACCCACCATGTTTCAAGCTGCATGCAACTCATTTGACAACACTGCTATTAGTGACTCTAGTTTGCAATGATACATTGCCAATTAATCATGCTCATGCATGGACCTTGGGCCTTTATTCAACTAATTACATACTTTCACAAGACCTAATATATCATCAAGTCAGACACTTGGTATAAACTATGATTGTCTGGCAAGTCATCCATTAGCATGCTCaagttttctccactggaagaaCAATTTCTTCACAatcttttgcatatttttcaaCAATAGATGGCTCCATCTATCTACCATAAGGTCATTCAATTATGTCCTTCATGACAAtagacaagaaagaaagaaagaaagaaagaaagaaagaaagaaagaataatgTATAATATCAGTCTCATCCCAGTGACTGTTATCCATCATGAGTTAACAAGCACACATGAGACTTGGTTGAGTTCAAACTGAACCGATCGTCCACATACCGCCCATTCCGCTGCTCCAGATGTGAAGTCGTTGGAAGAGCAAACACTAAACCACAGCGCTGACCACCGCACAGGACAAGGTCTGctacttcttttgttttctaacaTCTGTTTTGTTCATAACTGTTTTGTTCGACGGACTCTTATCCGGTTCATTTGTATGTAATAAACAGACAGTCGTTTTCTTTACACGCCAATAACACTCTGTAGTTTAGCGGGGGATAAAGGATTCTTCATTTAGACAAACGTATGCCATTGTCTTAGTAAATGACTCCGTGTTACTTGATGTAAACATCCATTGGACATGTTGAAGATAGTGAACAATCAGACAGCTCAAGTCTTAAGTACTGTCTGGTTATTCTCGCGTGCATTTCACATCTGCCACACCGCGTGTCTTTTTGGAAAACTTTTTGTCCTCGTTATAGGATACATAGAAACATACTACGCGGTTACACTTGTACACCGTATTGTtctaaactgatttatttaatcttCAAGACGACGAATGTTTTGATAGCCTTTAACGACTACATATCCCATGAGTCTCAGGCATTTGCCTTTTGGGACCCGTAGTTAATGAACACTTTTTAGATGAGTAACGTGGGTACGTTTGTGATTCTTGTagtgtgaaatgttttacaCAAACAAGTCAGTGTTCACTTTTTACTGCAATTTCTGTTTATGTATACAGcaatagaaatgtaaaaaatagaaacagagtaatttatatgaataaatatatagattGAATAAGCTTAGTTTACTATCCAAAttgagtaaaaactgtttttactctttctttttctattaattaataaaaacaaattcaatttattttgcAATGACGTGATCAGTAACAAATAACACTGTCATCTACATTTTAGACCATGTCAATTTTGCTGAGATAGAAGGTGTTTATGAACACCCATGATAGAAATGAATACAGTCGgtttcgttttttgttttttttacagcatgcaGTCTGggcacattattattatgtatccAGTCACAGTCACGATGGtccagaaaaagacagacactaATGCTAGGAGACAAAACTTAACTTAAAATTCACAAGATCACAATCAAGAtatctgacatattctgtaaaatcAAAGTGACACCTAACTTGACTACCTTTAATCTAACATGAATGCAGCctattcatataaatatattcaatctatctctgtcctgtctgtgtttctgtaagATGTCTGCTGAGCTCTACTCTGCAAGTGTGAATAATGCAAGTCTTCAAGGCACCACAGTGGGAGGCACCAAACCTTTACACCGCTTCATTAAGGGGCAACCCAAGATTACCGGCGTGAGATACACACACCCACGCTCAAATGACTatttatcaaatatttattgGCTATGGTGTATTGCAATTTAACAGTTAATCAATGAAAAGGTCACACTTTAAGTTGGTTTTGGATTTTCTCTTAGATCGTTGTGCTGGTCTTGGGCTTATCTCTCTTCATCGTTTCCATCGCAATCATGCCAACAGCAATTGAACACATATTGGCAATTATCCCGCCTAGCGTCTTACTGGGACTACTGGTTGGTATAGCATGACATAATTCATCAGTGGATCATAATGGCTAATGCATTCAGAACTTTACAGCCAAATTATGAACACAGTACACAGTTCAATAGTTAAGCACCAATAATGGGCTGTGTTTCTACTGTCCTGTTTACTAAAACAAACGTATGCAGAACTGTTATTATGGTATCCTTAAAATAATTGAGGGATACATAAGAAGGTGCttttttctgcttcctcttGTAGTTTATCATATGTGGGATCCTGTATATCCTGACAGAGCACAACCCAACCAAGAAAACAGTAAGatctatttagatgttttttcaACCTGTTTTAAGACATGTAAAATACAATCAAGACTTGGAAAAATAATCTGTGTCTGATATGCTAATTACAAATTGTACTACTACTTTAGTGATTATTCAATCACTGATTTTTTGGCAGAttgaacataaaatatttttttgattcaTGATTATTTTAGGCCTCTTTATGTTGTCCATATACTGTATGAACTATTACCAACATTTGTAAGTTTctgcctgtttctgtctgttcctccatctctttctgctGTTGTCTAAATATAGGTCACCATATCGCTGGCTCTGAGCATTGTGACCCTACTGGTGGCATGTTGGTCTATGCTACACATCATACCTAGCTTTTTAAACGGGCACTACTACTACTCACACTATGACTTTATGGATGACAACGTCACTGAAGAAACAGTACAGTTGTTGTTGTCTAATATggtgatttatatttttattgatattttttgcttttgttggtGGCTGTGCCCATTGTTATACTGATCACAAATCTAAAGCAAGTTTAAATTTCTATACATTGTTTTTTGGcttgataaaatgtttaatgtattaaATGAAATCCGGTCAGCTTTTTAGGATTTATGGAGACTGCTAGATGTTACAcgatacattttatttattgttgggTCGTAGCACTTTTCAGCATGTAAAAGAGCAAACTGATATTTAGAAGGACAAATCTAAAGCACTGACCAGTTAATTCAATTTGGTCTGTGACTTATATTACatgcagtgttgtagtcaagaccagctaaacTGAGATCAAGTCCAGACCAAGACCATAGTGTATCAAGACCGAGACAAGATCAAGACTTTGCTGTGTGCTTTCTTTTGAAAAGCACAAAAGATATCCTCTTTGCATTTAGGAAGTCATTTTCTAGGAGTCTGTGTGAAGGAGGGCAGCAATAGCTAACGGACTATAAGTGACAAAAAACTTTAATtcgaaatgtaaaaaatgaaaagttattgGTGCCATTTGAAGCAGGGAGTTTTAgttcatattcatttctttgtttaaatgacCTGCTTCAGAAAATACTAAATAGGTTTAATTTGTTGGAAGAACTTTGCAGCTGCTGGCTCGTGGTCTTGTGGTTAAACCTTGTCCTTATTTCCTCTAATTTTCTCTGCCACACAGGTGTTTGCTCTATAACTACGTACAACTGTACGActgtgaaataatgttttaaagtattttcCATTAATTATGAAACTGTTGCAGGACAAACTAGACATTATTAAGAAACACTGGTGTTATCCCCATAGTTGTGGTCTTGACCTGTCTTGAattaaaatccagagtcctctttgtccaagACTGAGTAAAAATGCAGTTGATTCCAAGACGAGACTAAGACCTTCAAAAAATTGTCTTGACTGATCTTGAGACCTAGACGATATCGAGTATTACAACACTGATAACGTGCATGCAAAATTCTGTGGATATGGAGTTTGTCGTGTGATTTTGAcacatgtgtatctgtgtgtttctccagaacatgtcaacatgtgtgGAAGCACTCTACTTCTTCTACACTTTAGTGGGTGCAATTATTCTGATTGTAATGTCAGCTCTGGCTGGCGCTGCCCTGCGTTCCACAAAGAGTCaggtaaaaagacaaaatatgcTTCCGCACACATTACAGACTGCTGAGAGCTGTGCATGTATAAAACACTAAGAGAATGTCTGCATATATTTGCTTAGCTCCAACAGATGCAACATAACTTCAAGTCAAGCGTTAGAgtgctcttctttctcttttctttaggCCATTATAGTGATGACTACGACGGCGGCTGAATCACCAGTTGAATAAAGAGTACAAGAGGAAGTGTGATAAATTGAGAAGAAATATGAAGCATtcaaagacaggaaggaagttCAACAGAATACATGATTCCTAAATATTAACACCATAGTTGTAATTGTTGTATGCAATACAAAATATGCACACTGCTATTTAAAGGTTTGGAATCacctgttgtttttcttcttatatAGCTACAATATAACTCAGATAccaaatgtatcatttacatTTGGAATTGTTCCTACAGTGTTACATAACAGGGGACTGTTGACAGGAATGATGTAACCATTTTCCCCCTCAAATAACTTAAAGTAAAACACCCAATGTAAGCAGGGACCGGCACCTGTCTGTAGCATATGCAAACCCTAAACCGACCTTGTATTTCTATCATGAACTTCATCTAATAACTAATATCAATATGCCTGTTAATTCCAGATTATTAGAGCCATTATTgtgctgttttaaatgaaatctgCACAGGTTTTGATGCTAAGCTTCTAATTTCTTTCACCATTGACTGACGATTTCTTATATTCttattaatactaataaaacTGTTCACTTAGAGGtatatttttctctgtctggcCTCATACAAAATGACATCTATTTGTAAAGAGGACTTTCTACATCCTAAAAGCATGAAAGAGCATTCAAAAGTGTAAAATAGTCCTCTCAGCCATCTGAATGTACTGCATCAAGCTTTTGTGAGAGGTGATTCAAAACTTTTGAAcggttgtatgtatgtatgtattgtatatgaatatattttgaaccttttttaaacatttactgCACCAGAGGTTTACCTACTGTGGCTAGGTAATTAACTGCTACTACTCTGCAGCCTGACATTGGCTGACCTAGCTCCACATTATGTTTGTACTACTACAGCACAGGACAAAGGTCTTGGCGATACCAATGTCCCTATTGAGATAGTTGAAAAAAAGCTTGTCTGGGTTATTTTAActtctcaaaaacacaaaatcatattAGTCAAGGGCATACTTAAACTGTGATGTGCTGTTGTTACAGTAAATAGGTACCACTTTTTGATAAGCAACCCTGTAGAAAGGCTTTATAATATATTCTGAGTATAGATGTGTGTCACTAAAAACGTGGGCTGAGAGGCTGTTATTCCCCACCAACATAATTTGCTAGAAAGACCACACCAATGGGCCATTTAATCACCTTGGTTACAGACCTCTGAATATCTGCCCACATATTCAATATTATTCAAACATAATattgaataatgtttttttctattaaaaaaacgGCTACTCTTTGACCTCTTTTGAAAAGTGTTACACTTTATTAATATAACTAGAATTCAACGCTGAACAACTTTAATACGACTGtaaatttaatgtttgttaaacccctactactacttattattCATTAATGATCAAAGAGTTACAAATGTGTGCTTATGCTGGCttacaaaataattttttattaatcCTCAATTATTTTAAGAATCACAGACATGATGACTCATTAGAAAGTGAGTGTTTCTTAATATTTCTCATATAGAACTGCATTATTACTGAAACACCCatctttgtgttggtgtgtttttctttattgtgaAAACCTCtcaatatgaaaatgtaatgtgaatacatttaatcataaacatttaaactctGGTAAACTGTTATCTGATGTGATCAATTTTCACCTTTCTGTCCCAGAATATGTTTTGACAAGCACGGCATTGACAAGACAGAACATGCACAAATCTCATGGCTGCCcttgatacttttttttttttttaactaccaTGTCAGCTCATGTTTCAGCATTGACACCATTAAGTACTAACACTATGACACCCAAGCTACTGTTCAAGGACAGTATGTGAGACCCATCACTAATACATTTCTTTGTTAACAGAGAACACAGGGTGCATTCAACAGTCACATTTTTACTACAGAATACTGAACAGAGCACATAATGTCATAACACAAATCACACAGCAACCAAACACATATGACTGAAGTCAGTTCAGCATTAAtagctttgtatttttttttcggGAATACCAAACATCATACTAaaatttgtattatttaaaaggattttcatgaaaatctgaaaactgcaaaaacaaaagtccatCATATAAACATTAAGAATCAGACATACAAAACAATATATTAAGCTCAGTTTATCTATCACTCTTACAAAAAGAGCAAGTGTAATTAATATTCTATACTATAGAATCACATGAACAAGGGAAACAATGGCATGCATGAATAAaggaatggatttttttttaaataaggtTTTTATCATATGATTCATAATGTGCCATTAattacacatgaaaacaaagagtttttcctcactcgaactgagggtctaagcacagagggtgtcactccctgtacagattataaagccctcagaggcaaatgtactttgtgactctggactatacaaataaaaattgatttgatttgatttgatttgatttaacgGGGAATATGAGTCACATTAATAACACATGACGAATGAGGAAAcacatgaggaaactgttttaCAAAATCTAAGAAACCGTTACTGCAGCCTATAGACCAACGAGAACTGtgtgattaataataatgaaatgccTGCTGAACACACGCATTGTAGAGCACTGAAAGGAATGGAGTCAGAATATCGGGCTTGGTAGATCTTGGTAGATCTTGGTAGATAGAGAGAAGCATTGGGTTAATCATCTGTGGTTTCATCACTATGAGTGACCCATTTCAGAAGTGTTCCATTGCTAACAAAGAAATAATGATTGAgctatttaattattttcttaacTTCCTACTTTCTTCTACCTATTCCTTTTCCCAAATGTTCATTGCACTGCAGTGCTATATGGGTTAACTCCTATTGTTGGCCCCTGGAGGCCAGAACTTTATGTCTCATAATCCTGAGcttttgaaaacaaaccaaaaatattGAATGAGAAAGGACAGTCACTTTTGTGGCCTACGCTCAATTTCTCACACTGAAGAGGCAGGTTTTTTTTGAAAGTCACTCCCAAGGACACAGCGCTGGTGAACACGCATGTGCTCTGAGACACGGTACTGGCGTGAAAAGGTCATAGGGCAGCGAGGGCAGGAGAAGGGCCGTACGCCAAGATGGCTTCGCACATGTCTATTCAGAGAGCCTCGCTGGCTAAAGGAGCGAACGCACAGAGAGCACTGGAAAGGGTGGTGAACAGGAGTTGACAGATGAGCTGATATATTTGTTGGCATGCTGGCTGAAAGGGTAGAAGGTATGCTGACAGACAAGGTAGTTGACACGCGGGCTTGTACAGAATCTGGCACACTAGGAGATGAACAGCAAGTCAAGGTAGCGGTCTGATCCTCATCCTCCACATGCCCAGCTTTATGTATAACCTCAGCTCTTGGCCTGCTTTGCTCTTTAGTGACaattcttctttctttaacatttgtttCTCCAACCCAAAGTTTAGTCTCAACCTCATCAGCTCCAAATTTTGTCGTGGCATTAACTTTACTCTTGTTTACTCTTGTTGCTTCATGTTGTTGCTCTCTATCATTTTCTCCAAACCTATTTCCAAATCTGTCCTTCTGACTGAATGTAACCCATTTCTCTCCTTCATCAGTTCTGTGTCTGTAGGATACAAGCAACTCTGCAGGTTTAGTACTAATGTCCAGCAGTACAACCTGGTCTGTAGCAGCAAAGTGCTGCCTCAGAGCACTGAGACCCGAACTGGCAAAGGTACCAACTACTTCCTCACCACTGGACTGGTCTGAATAATCGAGGTGGGAATAATGTTTGTGATCATAATCCCCGTGTGATAAGTGTGTGTCCTCTTGGGGTAGGCAGTGATAGTTCAGAAGGCCACGGTATGACTGCCCCACAACATTATACGAAGGGTCAGATATGTCCATAGGCACCGGAAAGGTTAGGTGTTGTTTTGAGAACTCAGTGCCCGAGATATTTTCATGTTCCAGAGATGTGCGCCCAGTAGAATTATTCAATTGTTCATGCTGGCTAGAGACAGCATCTTTTGCAGTCATCTCAGCTCCATGCAAGATTGGGTATGATTCAATGTTAGGTCCATAGAGGTTACAGTGGCTGTCCTGTTTATCCATTTCAGCTGGACATCTGCTTGAGTAACTAGGTTCCTCTTTCGCTTCTTTCTCGAGACACAGATCTTCATAGTGagagtcacttcctgtttcctgtagAGGAAGTGGAACTACCGCTCTCTGACCTGCTACAGTTGCTATTGAGACATTGCTGCAATCAGAGCAATCCAGGCGCTCATCTTTGGGAGGCAAATCATCAAAAATGAAAtcagttttattctttaatCCTCTGGTGAAACCGCTGGCATCCTTATACTGTGGCACTGATTCCTCCATAAGATGTTTTGTGTTAATCTTATTCtgaaatgaatcacaatgaGCATGGTGATCATTATCATCTGCATTGTGTGATAATCCATTGTCCATATGTTCATCATGTTCTGTATTGTTGCTGTTGTAATCTTGTTTTAGGGTGCCAGATTGATCTGCACTGGATTTGTGATATAAATCCTGTATTGCACATTGATATGTGCGCATTGAACTATCCTTGTAATCCAAACTCTGCGTTTCAGTGTGGTCTTTATTGTTTCTGTAATCCTCATTCTGTGGCGCATAATGATTTTTGTGTTTAGTAGTAATACCTTCAGtaattctgtctttgtctgtgcttCCTGGTGGTGAGTCAGAAGTCCTGCTAGAGGTGACTGAGGCCTGGGACACTGGATGGTAAGAAGGCACTGTAGACACTTCTGCCAAAGCGGCTGTACTGCTGTGACGTATAACAGGTACTGCCTCATAGCATGGCTGCGGTGATGAGGATGAACActgtgagagagaaacattGTCCTTAAGATGGGAGGTCAAGAGGCAGAGTGGGGAAGAGTGATGGATCTTGCCTTCCTTGTTTGCGTTTATTTTCTCAGCTGTTCCTACTAGCTCCTCCTTTGTGCTCATCTGGCAGCTCTCATATTTTACAATGCCAGATGAATGAAACTGATCCTTTTGCACCTCTTTGTCCACTCTTGACACCCTGTGCACTTCAGCAGTGCAAGGGATATTTTGAATCATATCCTGCGGTGTCAGATAAATTACTTGTCTGCAGTTAAGTGTATTTACATCACTTCTAGTGCTTTCAGGGACACTACAGCTTGTGTTTACAATGCTGAAATGGCTTGCATCTTTTCTACCACAGTGGTTTGCACAACTTTGTGCATCTGTT
The Larimichthys crocea isolate SSNF chromosome VIII, L_crocea_2.0, whole genome shotgun sequence genome window above contains:
- the LOC104921771 gene encoding membrane-spanning 4-domains subfamily A member 4A; protein product: MSAELYSASVNNASLQGTTVGGTKPLHRFIKGQPKITGIVVLVLGLSLFIVSIAIMPTAIEHILAIIPPSVLLGLLFIICGILYILTEHNPTKKTVTISLALSIVTLLVACWSMLHIIPSFLNGHYYYSHYDFMDDNVTEETVQLLLSNMNMSTCVEALYFFYTLVGAIILIVMSALAGAALRSTKSQAIIVMTTTAAESPVE
- the LOC109139296 gene encoding uncharacterized protein LOC109139296 isoform X2; this translates as MEVAPSVQKAGSHAASLLARLNLQRQQAQFCDCVVKHRQNPGQLYSAHRCVLAASSPVLASVLSSTGALMELQAPCLSGTVLALVLDYIYTGALPRSQQQYYRLLSAASYLQMDELHESLRTECSSSSPQPCYEAVPVIRHSSTAALAEVSTVPSYHPVSQASVTSSRTSDSPPGSTDKDRITEGITTKHKNHYAPQNEDYRNNKDHTETQSLDYKDSSMRTYQCAIQDLYHKSSADQSGTLKQDYNSNNTEHDEHMDNGLSHNADDNDHHAHCDSFQNKINTKHLMEESVPQYKDASGFTRGLKNKTDFIFDDLPPKDERLDCSDCSNVSIATVAGQRAVVPLPLQETGSDSHYEDLCLEKEAKEEPSYSSRCPAEMDKQDSHCNLYGPNIESYPILHGAEMTAKDAVSSQHEQLNNSTGRTSLEHENISGTEFSKQHLTFPVPMDISDPSYNVVGQSYRGLLNYHCLPQEDTHLSHGDYDHKHYSHLDYSDQSSGEEVVGTFASSGLSALRQHFAATDQVVLLDISTKPAELLVSYRHRTDEGEKWVTFSQKDRFGNRFGENDREQQHEATRVNKSKVNATTKFGADEVETKLWVGETNVKERRIVTKEQSRPRAEVIHKAGHVEDEDQTATLTCCSSPSVPDSVQARVSTTLSVSIPSTLSASMPTNISAHLSTPVHHPFQCSLCVRSFSQRGSLNRHVRSHLGVRPFSCPRCPMTFSRQYRVSEHMRVHQRCVLGSDFQKKPASSV
- the LOC109139296 gene encoding uncharacterized protein LOC109139296 isoform X1, translating into MEVAPSVQKAGSHAASLLARLNLQRQQAQFCDCVVKHRQNPGQLYSAHRCVLAASSPVLASVLSSTGALMELQAPCLSGTVLALVLDYIYTGALPRSQQQYYRLLSAASYLQMDELHESLRTEVNENQSCKYINTMLSQPVNTFSKYLPSLDTGVNSLDREDYYCDETDAQSCANHCGRKDASHFSIVNTSCSVPESTRSDVNTLNCRQVIYLTPQDMIQNIPCTAEVHRVSRVDKEVQKDQFHSSGIVKYESCQMSTKEELVGTAEKINANKEGKIHHSSPLCLLTSHLKDNVSLSQCSSSSPQPCYEAVPVIRHSSTAALAEVSTVPSYHPVSQASVTSSRTSDSPPGSTDKDRITEGITTKHKNHYAPQNEDYRNNKDHTETQSLDYKDSSMRTYQCAIQDLYHKSSADQSGTLKQDYNSNNTEHDEHMDNGLSHNADDNDHHAHCDSFQNKINTKHLMEESVPQYKDASGFTRGLKNKTDFIFDDLPPKDERLDCSDCSNVSIATVAGQRAVVPLPLQETGSDSHYEDLCLEKEAKEEPSYSSRCPAEMDKQDSHCNLYGPNIESYPILHGAEMTAKDAVSSQHEQLNNSTGRTSLEHENISGTEFSKQHLTFPVPMDISDPSYNVVGQSYRGLLNYHCLPQEDTHLSHGDYDHKHYSHLDYSDQSSGEEVVGTFASSGLSALRQHFAATDQVVLLDISTKPAELLVSYRHRTDEGEKWVTFSQKDRFGNRFGENDREQQHEATRVNKSKVNATTKFGADEVETKLWVGETNVKERRIVTKEQSRPRAEVIHKAGHVEDEDQTATLTCCSSPSVPDSVQARVSTTLSVSIPSTLSASMPTNISAHLSTPVHHPFQCSLCVRSFSQRGSLNRHVRSHLGVRPFSCPRCPMTFSRQYRVSEHMRVHQRCVLGSDFQKKPASSV